Proteins encoded together in one Cydia pomonella isolate Wapato2018A chromosome 10, ilCydPomo1, whole genome shotgun sequence window:
- the LOC133522313 gene encoding protein yellow-like, producing the protein MLLTAVLALAVAAAAAQNETRPPPPRREQFRVIYEWNAIDFDWASPADREAYLNTSRYIPQNVLISGISFYGENLFITVPRMMRGVPATLATIPVVQSDTAPKLRPFPSWDANKVGDCQALQFVQNVQVDRNGILWILDNGRVGTLTDKPDSKCPPSIVLIDLKTGKNEMQRFPLNPVDSSNTYLNDLVVDNRRDGDYAYITDNSATDPGIIVFRRSDKKSWKVRDSYSMSAVPEATTFRINGTTVDLPVNVDSIALGPQFLAGDTVDRTIYYCPLSSFHMYAINASVLRNETIGQKDGALRPYVVDLGIKASQTDGMKMDANGVLYFGLVGNSTIAEWNTSLPFQHGQRTIARDANYIQWVDRFAFDDHGNVYVVVNRLFNFMKNEVSLSDVNYRILKSHTGSKSYVFGEEVTPPGLPGGAAPLRALGAALLLAVLAHLLA; encoded by the coding sequence ATGCTGCTCACCGCAGTGCTCGCCCTCGCCGTCGCCGCCGCGGCCGCCCAGAACGAGACGCGACCCCCGCCCCCGAGGCGCGAACAGTTCCGCGTCATCTACGAATGGAACGCCATAGATTTCGACTGGGCCTCCCCGGCCGATCGGGAGGCCTACCTCAATACAAGCAGATATATTCCCCAGAACGTCCTAATATCTGGAATAAGCTTTTACGGCGAAAACCTGTTCATAACGGTGCCGAGGATGATGCGCGGGGTCCCGGCGACTCTCGCGACGATCCCGGTGGTGCAGAGCGACACAGCGCCCAAGCTGCGCCCGTTCCCTAGCTGGGACGCCAACAAGGTCGGCGACTGCCAGGCGCTGCAGTTCGTCCAGAACGTCCAGGTCGACCGCAATGGCATCCTGTGGATCCTGGACAACGGCCGCGTCGGCACGCTCACCGACAAGCCCGACTCCAAGTGCCCGCCGTCCATCGTGCTCATCGACCTAAAAACCGGCAAAAATGAAATGCAGCGATTCCCGTTAAATCCAGTGGACAGCTCTAACACGTATCTAAATGATCTCGTCGTTGATAACCGTCGCGATGGAGACTATGCTTACATTACGGATAACAGTGCTACCGATCCGGGTATTATAGTTTTCCGTCGCAGTGACAAGAAGTCGTGGAAAGTGCGTGATTCCTATTCAATGTCCGCCGTTCCCGAGGCGACCACTTTCCGCATCAACGGCACCACGGTGGACCTGCCGGTCAACGTGGACAGCATCGCGCTCGGACCCCAGTTCCTCGCCGGTGACACAGTCGACCGCACCATCTACTACTGCCCACTGTCTAGCTTCCACATGTATGCCATCAATGCCTCAGTTTTGCGAAACGAAACTATTGGGCAAAAGGACGGCGCTCTACGACCGTATGTAGTCGATCTCGGAATTAAAGCTTCCCAGACCGATGGAATGAAAATGGACGCAAACGGCGTACTCTACTTCGGCTTGGTGGGCAACTCGACCATCGCGGAGTGGAACACGAGCCTGCCCTTCCAGCACGGGCAGAGGACGATCGCCCGCGACGCCAACTATATTCAGTGGGTGGACCGATTCGCTTTCGACGACCACGGCAATGTTTACGTAGTGGTGAATAGGCTATTTAATTTCATGAAGAACGAAGTTTCGCTGAGTGATGTGAACTACAGGATTCTGAAATCGCACACGGGGTCGAAGAGCTACGTGTTCGGGGAGGAGGTGACGCCGCCGGGGCTGCcaggcggcgcggcgccgctgCGCGCGCTTGGCGCGGCACTGCTGTTGGCGGTGCTGGCGCACCTGCTGGCCTAG